One Natrinema longum genomic window, GCGTCGTGCGCGGCCTCGAGGTCGCCGTCGCTCGAGTGGAACGAACGGTTCCGATCGGATGCGGACACGGCGGGTTGTGACGGCGTCGGCTGCTCCGGTTTGGCCGACGACGGACTGGACGACGACTGTGGGTCGGTTGCCGGAGCGGTCGCGTCGGTTCGTGTCTCCTGACGCCGCTGGTCGTCGCGTTGACGGCCCGCCGAGGGTGCGTCGGTGGCGGCAGCCGTCTCGGATGGGAGCGAACTGGAGTCACCGTCGCCAGTGTCAGTCGTGGCTCCGTTCGTCGGCGCAGGGTCGTCGCCGCCGGTATCGGCCCCGGTATTCCCGTCTGTTTCCCCCTCTACGGCCGGCTGAGCCTCGAGATCCGTCCCCTGGACGGCGTCGGGGTTCCCGTGACAGCTGGGACAGAAGGTGGTTCCGTCCTCCTGAAAGAGGGGGTCACCACAGGTTCCACAGTGAGCGTTGGTCATCGTCGCGCCCTTGAGCAGCAGGTCGCTCATCCGCTGGGTTGCCTTGCGCTCTTCTTTGTCCTGCTCGTACTTCTCGCGAAGTTTCTCGCGC contains:
- a CDS encoding Sjogren's syndrome/scleroderma autoantigen 1 family protein gives rise to the protein MSDFDKEAEREKLREKYEQDKEERKATQRMSDLLLKGATMTNAHCGTCGDPLFQEDGTTFCPSCHGNPDAVQGTDLEAQPAVEGETDGNTGADTGGDDPAPTNGATTDTGDGDSSSLPSETAAATDAPSAGRQRDDQRRQETRTDATAPATDPQSSSSPSSAKPEQPTPSQPAVSASDRNRSFHSSDGDLEAAHDALVRSLEKFAEKAAATDDPRYAKECLEAAREAGEALTTLR